The region atgtcgggactgttggcagatgtagagagcattatagaccttaatgatagactgtcagatgaggggaagaacatcaaacgttcccaagctgctaatattataaccaactacatcaaacctggaaaaaggactaataatgttttccagagagaattttaccactgtaagaggtacctaagtcaacatcaagaattgcttgtgttacaggctgataaaggcaatgttacggtattgatggataaggatcagtacatagagctctccaacacaattttgctcaatgaacaatattaccaacttcttcctaacagagatccaaccattacaatacaaggtaaatgtaatgcattgattaagcgatgggtcagtgggggccacataacacaagtacaaggtaaattactgtacatttataattcagttcccgctagattctacggtttaccaaaaatccacaaacccattcttgccttgagaccaataatatcatctgtcaacacccccacttccaaactgtcagtttttgtttcagacatcctgtctaaatatctttcttccaccagaagtagatattttattgaagattcctttgcttttgcccaatgtgtgaatggtttccagttacctgttgattatgtcctgatcagcctggacgttgtatctcttttcaccaacattcctgtagagttggcagtctcagctgttgagaacaagtgggatactatcaaaaaccacactagtctaccaaaagaagaattcatatatgccattaagttcctgttttcttctaactattttctttttaatggtaggttcttcaaacaggtgctcggttcccctatgggttccaacttcagtccgtccattgctgaagtagtaatggatttccttctggactgcattcttgttagcattccttttcacattcctttcatcaagaaatatgttgatgatctaatatgtgctgtacctaaagaccaggttgctttcgttctaaacaggtttaacagtgaacatgaaagtatacagtttacgttggaggaagaaacagcgagtggtgtcccattcctggatacaagggtgattcgaacaccggaaaataggctgcTTCTGGATTGGTatcgaaagccaacaagttcagggagatacttacactatttttccaatcatccacatggacaaaaggtaaacatgattttaggattgaagaatcgcatcgaaaaagttgcccatccaagtctaaggcagcagaatctgaggttattgttacaattgatgctagagaatggatacccaaagaggttgttgtccagattgatatacaataccactccttcgagacagccaacgaatggagagaggggcgcatccaccactgtggacactgagaacgtagatagaattctttactcttctattcccctaataaatggtatgactaatgcattaattaacctcctaaagaccacacaaattaaattgattccgaaatcttattttaaaattgacagactatacagtcgagtgaaagataagatgactgttgataatatgagtggtgtggtatattgtattccatgttcaatatgtagtgaggtgtatattggtcagacatctcagcttttgaagagaaggattgctcaacacaagagcgacatcaagaatccaaataagatttgtgccctagcagaccatacccgggacaaagatcacccaatggattatgattccaccaaaattcttgaatgtgcagttagtggaaagaaaagatgtttcttagagatgtaccatattaaacgccacacttgttctatgaattacagaagggatgtaaacaatattagctccatctatacttatttgattcattatgaccagtttggtggcagtgagttgaatggatcaaatggaatgaatatttccacaagttctacagtcgggataacgtaatgaTGAAATctatgttccggactatttctgtgagaggggattggattcggttcatggagtctttcaataatcgcatttgttctgagttcggtgagagtgaattactgcgaccaagtgtgatttaatgctattctatgtttcatttgtcatgtgcgtgtattctgtggcaagtctggttgacaacatttttgacaacctctcattttgttgattattctgtttaccttatttacatatgataattgatttctactcttgtgccaacgaaatatcagatcttttttcgctaaatttgttgatgttcttgttcattgctttcttgagagctattgatttgtgttcaaataagatctttacaactctgtatttcggtatgtactatttttacatgttttgtgattgccatgtttttgactgttttctattgctattgtagagtcctgaagaaggtccccatcgggatcgaaacgtcgactaaatgaaataaagaagagtgaaattataacacttatcaattttcccacaccccttatcatacttatatatatatatatatatatatatatatatatatatatatatatatatatatatatatatatacatatatgtctATTGATCATTCATGAGCTTTTCAAACAAATAAGATTTGAGCCTGGCTGAGGAAGAATGCACGACATTACTAGGCAGGGTGTTCATAACTCACATCTGATATGTGAAAGAAGACTTGAACATTTCAGTCGAGTACATAGGAGGAGTGAGGGCGCTTTTAAATCCTACGTTGATGTTATGAACGTCTGTAcgaaaatttattttgttatataGGTAAGGAGGTTTCcgagttttcaaaattttatgatatagACAAGCACGATGCACATACGGTTTTTCATATTGATCCATTCATTTAATCTCAGGGTATGAGAAATTGGTTGACGCCTTCTTATCCCGAATATTAACCTCAAGCAACAATTTTGAAGCTTTTGGATCCGCTTAGCATCCACAAAACTTATACGAGGGTCATATACCACATCGCAGTAGTTCACATGGGAAAGTACCAAAGAATCACAGAGCATTGACTTTGTTCTCCGACACAGCACCGATCTATGCTGGTAAACCAGCCTCAAGGTAGCATATGCTTTTTGTAATGATACGCTAAGATGATGCgaatattttagattttgatCCATCCAGAGTCCCAAGTTCTTCACTTTGTCAGTAAAAGGTACCGCATCAGATTCAACTTTAATTGCATTGCCGAGTTTATTGAGAAATGCATCTCTGTTAATCCGAGAAGCAAATAATATTGCCTTCGTTTTGTTCGCGTTCAGTTGTAGGCAATgtgattttgaaaaaactgaCATATTATAAAGGTCGTAGTTAAGAGCTGCGATGGCTTGCTCCGCCTCATCTAAGCTAAAAGATAAATATACCTGCGTATCATCTGCATAGTAATGTTGTAGGCAAGAGAGGAACCTGAATGTGAATtgagaaatataaatattgaacaaaagtAGTCCCAGAATGGAACCCTGGGGAATTccctgaaaaatatctatgaaaTCCGAGACCTTGCCAGAGCACTTTACAGCCTGACACCTTTCACTCAAAATAGTTAGCAAAAAGTTTGATTGCTCCTTCAGTGAATCCACTGAAGTGAAGAATTGAGAGCAAAACCTCATGATTCAAAGTGTCAAATGCTCTGGAGTAATCAAGCATTACGAGAACTGTCAACTTGTTTTTATCCAACGCTCTATATATATATCATCTGTGATATTTAATAGTGGAGTGGAGCAGCTATGTCCTGGTCTGAATCCTGACTGTGTAGGTTGTATGATGTTGTTTTTATCCAAGTGCTTAAGAATCTGGATATGAATGGCCTTCTCCAAAATTTTCGAAAGAGTAGGCAGTATGCTAATTGGTCTCAAATCGTTGACTTGTTGAGGATTGGGTGTTTTTGGTACGGGAATAACATGAGCCTTCTTCCATATAGTAGGAAAAGTCGCATTTTTCAGACATTTATTAACTATATGTGTAAAATGTGGTAACAAGAAGGGTAAGCAAAGTTGTAATGTAGTGGAGTTAATTCCATCATGACCCACTGATTTGTTTTTTATGTTTGTAATGATCTTAAGTACCTCAATCACGTCAACCGTTTCAAACTTTAATTGTGattgcaatttatttttaacattagttttataataatcaattattttctcatcGGGAGTTGAACCTGGAATTGAATTAACGAAATGGTCCTTTATTCGATTCACATTGTCAAAGTTACTAGGCAGCTGAATATGTCTCTCATCatggtcatgaaaaatttgtCTTATGTTACCCCACATATTTTTCGTggatttattgttttcaatatttatttcacaaaaattttttttttcatgcttCGCTATTCTAGTGACAAGATTACGAAGTTGCTTATAATCCTTTCAATGTTGCAgatattttgttttctcaaACCTACTCAGAGCCTCATCCCTATCTTTCATCATTGCTTTAATGGGATTAGTTAACCAAGGAGCATACGTTTTAGTTATTCTAAATGTCTGGAACGGAGCATGAATATCCAAAAGTGCATTAATTCATACTGTCAGAGAGAAAACCTTCTTTACTGTCTGCATCGTCTAGCTTGATCATCGCTTGATGAGTTTTTCCTAGAGGAGAGCTGCACAGAGTTCTAACTGAGGGATTGTCTTCGTGTTTCTCAACGGTGCAACTTTTAATTTTGATGTGAGCAGTCGTACTTGTATTTTTCCACTTGTGTCCATCGTTTTGGTGTACACTGCTGCGCCATTTGCCTTTAGGGATGCATTTGAGGATCCGTGTAATTCTAAATGCTGATAGCGGTTTAGATGAATCCAATGTTTCACTTGAATTTCTTCTAGTTTTGGAAGCTCGattttgaagtttttccaagcGTTTCTCATTTGCTCTGGTGGTGATTCGTCCCATGAGGTGTTGTTCTTCCATATTTCTCGCATAATCATTTTCGCCTGAATTATGACCGATGATAATAATCCTAGTGAGTCGAAAATTGTGGCAATTTCTGAGAGTATCTTTCTTTTTGTAAGTCGACATTCGGAGTTCTGAATTATTTGATAGTTCTCTGGGTGTCCATGATATACCGAGTGTTCTCGTTGGGCCACTCTTATCGTCCAACAAGAGGTTTGCTGGGTTTTTGAGTTGTTTATTAAATTTCCATTTTCTGATGTTGAATCCTCCTCTTttcaataaagttattatttcaCTTTGAATGTGACTTCTTCTTCAGTGTCGGCTCCACTTAGCAGGTCGTCTACATAGAAGTCTCTCAACATGATTTCGGCTGCTAGAGAGTGATTTTTTTGTTCATCTTAAGCCAGTTGTCCCATTGTTCTTATTGCTAAAAACACTGCTGGTGCCGTATCGTAGGTAACTGTGGTTAACTCGTAAGTTTGTATAGAATCGTTCTTGTTTTTCCTCCAAAGTATCGAATGTAATAGTTGATATTCGCTGTCTAATTTCACCTGCCTGTTCATTTTCTCGATGTATGCAGTCATTGCAATTTTATGTTTTCGCCATCTGATTAGAATATCTCTGAGATCTTGTTGCAATTTCGGACCGGTGTGGAGGATATCATTAAGGCTGTGTCCATTACTGGTTTTTGAACTTGCATCGAATACAACTCTTAATTTTGTTGAAACGCATTCTTCTTTGATTACAGGCTGGCGCAGAATATAATATCTCGGTCTTGAAATGCTTAAACTTGCAATTTTCATATGACCTAGGTCGATGTATTCCTGCATGAATTCTTTGTACATAGTGCTGAGcttttcatttttgttcaaCTCATTTTCTAATTGAAGTAGTCGCGCAACTGCCCTGGTTCGAGATTCACCAAGCTGAATtgcattttgtttttgaatgggAGATTCACAGTATGGCCATGTTCATCCCGTTGAATGGTGTTAGCATAAAATTCTTCGACTAGGGTATCGTCGTGCGTTGTTTCCTTCGAATTTTCCGATTCTTCGATATTCAAAGTTGCGCATTCTCGTTTTAGTTTGTGATTAGGCTGGTTATACACAGTTGTGGACTCGAAGGTGCTGTTCCCCTCATTATCCATCCGAAGTGAGTGTTTTGTGCCACTAGACCCTCATTCAATATCAAGAAGTATAACAATTATGACAGATATCtatctaatattgaaaaatatgaaaactttacaaatttcaaattgcTCGGTATGAAAGAGTTGAAGCACATTATGATGTCTCTCAAAAACACATCAGGACAAGATGATGGTATAAATACAATGGTTGCTAGGGATGTTGCTAGGGATGTGTTTCAAGCAGTGGGAAAAAGGTTGCTGGATGTCGTCAATACGTCATTGGAAAGTGGAATTTTTCCGGAGAAGTGGAAAACATCGACGGTGATACCAATACAAAAGGTCAATGGGACGTTTGTTTGTGAAGAATTTCGGGGAATAAATACGGTGCCAGTGTTAGAGAAGGTGCTTGAAATTGCAGTGAAACAACAACTCGTAGAATATTGTGATCGAAATAAAATTCTCACTAAAAACCAATCAGGTTTTCGAGTGGCGCATTCTTGTGAAACTACATTGTTGAATAGTTGTGACAAGTGGATGGGGGATATTGACAGTGGAAAGATGATATTGGTAGTGTTTTTGAACTTTCGAAGAGCATTTGAGACAATTGATAGGAAATTACTGttacttaaaataaaaaaactagggTTATCTGGGAAAGTTTTTCAGTGGTTTGAGTCATATTTGACAGGAAGGACGCAAAAAGTAAAATTCGGAAATTTTGTGTCATCAATTGGGAAAAATGAATTTGGGGTACCTCAGGGTACAAATTTGggaacaattttatttctattgtaTATAAATGATGTAGTGAAATATGTATGTAATTGTAAGATAACTTTGTTTGCGAATGATACTATGATATATGTTTCTGGatatgattttgaaattttgttcaaattagtTAACGAGGATTTGAATAGGTTGTTCATTTGGCTTTGCGACAATAACTTGaaagtcaatataaaaaaatcgaagtatATGTTAATAGGTAGTGAATATAGGACACGTAGTACCGACataagtaatttcagaattaatattgataaagatgaaatagagagggttactaaaatgaaatacttaggattgattttagacgagaatttaaagtttcagtttcacgtggattatatcgcaaataaaatgtccaaaaaggttggtttcatatctagaataagaggcaaaattgatatgaatacgtcactgatgttgtttagatcattggtacttcctcatgttgattattgctcgtcagttatgtttaatttaaataaaggttgcatagataggttacaaaaagtgcaaaatagaggtatgagaattattttgaaatgtaataaaagaactcccataagaaatatgttgaattgtttgaaattgctgagtgtcaatcaaaggattatttatagaacattagatttaatattcaaagcaaggaataaaatgttacctgaatatttgaaaacctaaaatttgctaatgagatacttcattataatacacgacgtcgagatgatttttacatagaaaaacttaatagtaataatactaaaaaatacgaaaaagttaatactacattattgaataaatccacatttagcaggggattagttatcttcaataatctacctgaaaagatcaaatattgtcataattatagagaattcaaaaaatgtttgatgagttatatttatgaagaatttaattaagttagtggattatatttgtattgttttcaatagccgagtgctaaataaagtttattattattattattataatattttgggAATTAGTCGATTCCTAGCAGAACATCGATTGGACCTGGTATATGGAATCGTGGATCTGCGAGTTGCATATTTTACCAATTGTtttgtgtatacagggtggccatttgaaaacgaaacagacgagattacagacgaaataaagtttttcgatagaaatgctcggacaggtcgatttctgtttcgagggggacaacttaagatgtaggttacggacgcatagcgcttcaacccttgctgctacaacccccacccccaatttttgaatagggaagatggggtgagtgatacctcaatttgaaggtatttttatactgatttcagcacagtaattgttttttcattttatgcattagttctcgaaatattctcaactaagtatttgaaaatgaagtgttgttttcatggcacttgtagtaatcgacattttgagcttcaaaacaaccatgactgtggcttccttcctaactaactaacgcatgaatatttcgagaactaatgcataaaatgaaaaaacaattactgtgctgaaatcagtataaaaatacctttaaattgaggtatcactcaccccatcttccctattcaaaaattgggggtgggggttgtagcagcaagggttgaagcgctatgcgtccgtaacctacatcttaagttgtccccctcgaaacagaaatcgacctgtccgagcatttctatcgaaaaactttatttcgtctgtaatctcgtctgtttcgttttcaaatggccaccctgtatatttaggtAGATGGCATGTTATTTGATACTTTGCCTACTATCCATCACGAAGTCACATTCGAAGTTGGGTGTTATATTTGTGTTAATCTTCCATCTGGATTCAGTAGCGGTGTTCCCTAAGCCAGTTATCTCTGCATTCTGTTTGATTCTTGATTTTCCAAGTACTTGAGCAGAAGCTGTTGTGATGAATGAGGCTTGCGATCCTGGGTCGATTGAGGCTCTCAGTGTTTCGAGTTCATCATTTTTATTAGTTGCTCTGATGAGGGCAGTTGATAGTACCGAAGTTTTTGATTCTCGTCCGTTGGTTGAATGTCCTAAATGCGAGTTCGTTCTACTGGATGGCTCTCGTGTTGTGTTGGGCCGTTGGGATGCATTGATTCGGTTATAGCGCGTCTCTCGGTGAAGCATTGTGTGGTGGCGACCCTTGCACTCTTGACATCTAGTGCGACAGTAACAAGCTTGTTTGAAATTGTGACTCAGGCAGTTTCTGCATAACTCTTTCTGATTGACATATTCCTCTCTTTCAGCTACGGtgaaatttgtgaatttttcgaatttgtaTATTTCATGAGAGTCGATTCATAAATTGCATTTCGTAGTTTTTATATGGAAGCTGCTCATTTTTGTGAGTTCTCCATATCTTTTCTCTAGTTTGGAGGCTTCGACCCTCTTTACATTCGTTCTGACGACTTCAAGTATTTGGAAGCGTTGCCCTAGAAAGTCGACGAGGTCGTCCAGTGTTGAATACTTCGTGGTTTGTTGATACTCTGTTCCTAGAGATTTGCGATAACAGAGTGCAATTTTCTCAACATAAGGTATGCGATTATGTCTTTCCATTTATttaaattcatgtttttcaagGCTAATGTGCTCTCTCGGATATTttaatgtatttttttattgctcCTGGGGATTCTGCATTGAGATTCGTGAAGTTCAGTAGATTGTCGATGTGCTTATTGAACAGCAACCTAGGGTTGTTATATCTGTCTTCTATAAGTTTCCATGCAGTTTTGTAGTTGGGGGATGTTGTCTCCAGATGCTGAATCATTTTCGCTGGTTCTCCTTTTAAATTGGTTTCGAGTAGTTGCATTTTTTCAACAGCTCCGAAGGATTTATTGTTCCCTACTAATTGGATGAATAGGTCTCTGAAGTTGGGCCTTAAGCCATATTGTCCAGTAAATATGGGAATGGTAACTGTTGACAAATTTATTCTTGGAGGTTCTATTGTTTTTCCCATTTGAGTTGCTGTTAGGATTTCAGCttggatttcttcatatttgtcACTTGCTCCATCGAACAGTCCGCTTTTCATATATTGGAATCTTTTTTGTCCATTGCGTTGATTTCGATTTCAAGTGAGATGATACCATTTCATCTGTTTTCAATAGATTGTTGTTTGATCTTCATAAATGCTATGTTCTCTGATTTTTCCAGCAAGTCTTCTATTTTTGCTAGCTGTCTCATGAACATTTCGATGCTTGAAGTTTGTTGTTCGATGATTGGGCAATTGCTGTTCGTCGTTTCTCTTTCTTTTGTAATTCCTTGGTCGTCTCGGAGTTTTTCctgtatttttatattttgggaCAATGCTTGATTGTATATCTTTTCTGCTTGCCGGTAATTGTCTTCCGTGAAATATTCATCAGTTTCTGGTATTTTTTCTATTAAATATGTGTGCGCTTCATTGAACATATTCCATTCTTCCTTCAGTTGGCACATTCTTCTCTGGCAGTATTCTGCGTTTTTCCTTGATGACTTCTGCCGTTTGGATCTGCTCTGCGACCAGGTTATCCATTTTGAATTAGGTAAGTAGTCTAAGTCTAGTCTAGTCTAGTTATATGCGGTTTGATTCATAAGGTAAAGGATCGGTTCGAATTTTGTTCGACACACTGAACAACCAGGCTCAGAAGTTCAACGGTAGTCTTAATTCCACAGCTTGTCAACAACGTGAAAGGTTACAGGATCGGTTCAAATAAGGAAGAATTTTGTTGGACAAACTGTACAACCATACTCAGAAGTTCAAGGGCATTCTTAATTCCACAGCTTGTCAACAAAGTTGAAGGATTGGTTCGAAAGAATGATGGAATGTGATATGAAAGATAATAATTACTGGTGATTGTTGGTTGTGACTTGCAGTGGTTGtggttccaaagtccctggtagtTGTTTGCCAATGAGAAGTAAATCCATTGACTGGTAGTTCTGGGGTGCAGTGGTTGTTGTTCTAAAGTCCCTGGTAGTtggtgccaatgggtcgtaaatccaatgacttTTAGTTCAGGGGTGCAGTGGTTGAAGTTTCAAAGTCCCTGCTAGTTGATGCCAATGGGTCGTTAATCCAATGACTGGTAGTTCTGGAGTGCAGTGGTTGTGTTTCCAAAGTTCTTgttttttttgtgttagttCGAATGACCAATGTTGGGGTTGCGTCACAACGTTACCTTGAGTTTTAAAATGACTGAAAGGCAGATCGTGTGTAAAATGTACTTTATTTCTAAAACTAACaagtatttataatataattctagTGACGTCAAGACCAACGTaaatatgatgaaaatagaTTTATTGATGCAATATACATTCCACATTTCACCGGAAATATGAAAGTTACttgaaacaaattgaaattattttgtatgaatatcattagaaaattatgatttgaatAGGATgttctgtacagggtgggcaaatttcgatgttttagcactacaacttttaaaccagatgagatctGATAgcctattctcggtctctttttctgagaaaccaacaagggtagtattcatttttggccaccttcttttgttctcgagttataagcgaaaattggaaaaatggcgatatcgaaaaacatttatatctccgctaatactgatgatagagctttgaaattaaaatattatacaggcacttttcaacgtagaatccagtggcgtgagTTATATATCTCGTTCTAAGACCATAGCAACAAAATAAGCAGACTAAGGAAGAGAAGACATGTGTAACCTGACCGCTTCGTGGAAGATGGCCCGTTTCGTGGAAGATGGCTAAGTCCGCAATTCTTACCAGCGACACGGACGCTTTATCTTATCTTAGTCTGTAATAAACATCTAATACGAACActtgtatttgatttcaataaaattctatcgtAGAATTCACTGgtaatttcaattgtaatattaaagtttttaaaaacaaTCTTGCTGGACCAAAAAACATAAGTGGCGCAGTCGACGGAGTTTTCGCGAGTTTTCATTGTGAAGGACTTTTGAGTTTCAACTCATTAAGCGAAAAAACGAACCCATCAAAAAGACTTGGTGCAACCGTGAAGTTCCATCGAGGATACAATCACGCAGCGAGGCATGAAGATTTTGATGTTCAACTGGATCCTGTAAGTGAATTGAATATTACCATTGTTTATGTCAGACTCCTCTGATTCCAATCCTATTGATTCAATTTCCGAAAACAATTCTATTGAGTTAGAGACAATTCTTGATTTAATTAACACATTTGATAATTTAAACATTACTGACGAAAGTAATACAGTAAATATGGCAGTAACGCCCAATTTTGACACAAAGAATCTTTGTATCGTACCGGAATTTGACGGTAACCCAAATAAACTACACAGATTCGTAAAAGCTTCTGAATCGCTTTTACTTCACTATTTTGATGTTAATAACCCTAATAACTTTCAAAATACCTTACTGATTAATGGAATTTTGAATAAACTTCAAGGCAAAGCCGAAGAAGTAGTAGCTATTCACGGCGCAACTAATAGTtgggaagaaataaaaaattctcttATTCTAAATTTTGGCGATCAACGAGATGAAAACTGTTTGAATCAAGATTTAGTTAACTTGAGACAAAGACCCGGAGAATCTCcccaaaagtttcatgaaaaagttTTAACCCTTCTTAACACCATTTGCAACTACATTGACCTTAAATGCG is a window of Harmonia axyridis chromosome 2, icHarAxyr1.1, whole genome shotgun sequence DNA encoding:
- the LOC123673298 gene encoding uncharacterized protein LOC123673298 translates to MYKEFMQEYIDLGHMKIASLSISRPRYYILRQPVIKEECVSTKLRVVFDASSKTSNGHSLNDILHTGPKLQQDLRDILIRWRKHKIAMTAYIEKMNRQVKLDSEYQLLHSILWRKNKNDSIQTYELTTVTYDTAPAVFLAIRTMGQLA